The proteins below come from a single Fodinicola acaciae genomic window:
- a CDS encoding MerR family transcriptional regulator yields the protein MITIGQLAGYAGVTIKAVRHYHQRGLLDEPERDSSGYRRYTAKDAVELVKIRTLATAGVPLARIRDLLDADPETLAAAIAEIDHDVRERIAQLRRTRDQLAQLRTGDRLFVSAEVADYLDELRKLGVSDRTIRLERDGWILMRTASPGDAAAWVSEKRELIADPEFRAIYLDHDAAYDWSPDDPRLAGIADRTREWVARRQSRSEARPIQNPTMARLAAESLPGASSPAWDRLAQLLTG from the coding sequence ATGATCACGATCGGCCAGCTCGCCGGCTACGCCGGCGTGACCATCAAGGCCGTCCGTCACTACCACCAGCGCGGTCTGCTCGACGAGCCCGAGCGGGACTCGTCGGGCTACCGGCGCTACACCGCCAAGGACGCGGTCGAATTGGTCAAGATCAGGACCCTGGCCACCGCCGGCGTGCCGCTGGCCCGCATCAGGGACCTGCTGGACGCCGACCCGGAGACGCTCGCGGCGGCCATCGCCGAGATCGACCACGATGTGCGGGAACGCATCGCGCAGCTGCGGCGGACCCGCGACCAGCTCGCGCAGCTGCGCACCGGCGACCGGCTCTTCGTCTCCGCCGAGGTCGCCGACTATCTCGACGAGCTACGCAAGCTCGGCGTCAGCGACCGGACCATCCGGCTGGAACGCGACGGCTGGATCCTGATGCGGACGGCGTCACCCGGGGACGCCGCCGCCTGGGTCTCGGAGAAGCGCGAGCTGATCGCCGATCCAGAATTCCGCGCGATCTATCTCGACCACGACGCCGCGTACGACTGGTCGCCGGACGACCCACGGTTGGCCGGCATCGCCGACCGTACGCGCGAGTGGGTCGCGCGGCGTCAGAGCCGATCCGAGGCGCGTCCGATCCAGAACCCGACGATGGCGAGGCTGGCCGCCGAGTCACTGCCGGGTGCCTCGTCGCCGGCGTGGGACCGGCTCGCGCAGCTCCTGACCGGCTGA
- a CDS encoding serine hydrolase domain-containing protein → MTDNELREQIATYCESNNVPGFVAGVYHAGEQTVVAHGIANVATGAAMREDTGFLFGSVTKVLTTTLVLRQVERGVLDLDAPVVEHLPDFTAGDRILVRHLVTHTNGIDADLYFPDEKGRDALRTYVDGLGSDTLFEPGEQLSYSNGGMIVAGRLLEVVTGTPFPDLLQREVYAPVGMTNSSTSAEQAILRSTAIGHFPDPRTRRPRPTGVFMLPDTWGPAGGTPIGTVADLLAFGRTHLANGVSPTGERVLSAASVASMRQVWHDMRTPNVPPMGMGWVLYPFGDTTVLAMSGASPGGVSILCVVPEHDLVFTAFGNTSGAIMLQDQLLRWLLTERLGVRISTMIADLDPDVDLTPYVGTYRSNQLRIDVGIADGQLEESVTYEPADESQERIFTNFAGGATQAPPQRYVPVRPGLFAPAGYPLDTFDGYLRLLLVSFHDVRDGQARFRNGGGRLTRRA, encoded by the coding sequence ATGACAGACAACGAGCTCCGCGAGCAGATCGCCACTTATTGCGAGTCCAACAACGTCCCGGGCTTCGTCGCCGGTGTTTACCACGCCGGCGAGCAGACCGTCGTCGCTCACGGCATCGCGAACGTCGCCACCGGCGCCGCGATGCGCGAGGACACCGGCTTCCTGTTCGGATCGGTCACCAAGGTCCTGACCACGACACTGGTCCTGCGGCAGGTCGAGCGCGGTGTCCTCGACCTCGACGCGCCGGTGGTGGAACACCTCCCCGACTTCACCGCCGGCGACCGGATCCTGGTTCGCCACCTCGTCACCCACACCAACGGCATCGACGCCGACCTCTACTTCCCGGACGAGAAGGGCCGCGACGCGTTGAGGACGTACGTCGACGGCCTCGGCTCCGACACCCTGTTCGAGCCCGGTGAGCAGCTCAGCTACTCCAACGGCGGCATGATCGTCGCGGGCCGCCTGCTGGAGGTGGTGACCGGCACGCCGTTCCCCGACCTGCTCCAACGCGAGGTCTACGCGCCGGTCGGCATGACCAACTCCAGTACGTCGGCCGAGCAGGCCATCCTGCGCAGCACCGCGATCGGCCATTTCCCCGACCCGCGGACGCGCAGGCCCCGGCCGACCGGCGTGTTCATGCTGCCGGACACCTGGGGACCGGCCGGCGGCACGCCGATCGGCACTGTCGCCGACCTGCTCGCCTTCGGACGAACACACCTCGCGAACGGCGTTTCGCCGACCGGCGAACGCGTGCTGTCGGCCGCCTCCGTCGCGTCCATGCGGCAGGTCTGGCACGACATGCGGACCCCGAACGTGCCGCCGATGGGGATGGGGTGGGTGCTCTATCCGTTCGGTGACACGACCGTGCTGGCCATGTCCGGCGCGTCACCCGGTGGCGTGTCCATCCTGTGCGTCGTGCCCGAACACGATCTGGTTTTCACCGCCTTCGGCAACACCTCAGGAGCGATCATGCTGCAGGACCAGCTCCTGCGGTGGCTGCTGACCGAGCGGCTCGGCGTACGGATCTCGACGATGATCGCCGACCTCGATCCGGACGTGGACCTCACGCCGTACGTCGGCACCTACCGCTCCAACCAGCTGCGCATCGACGTTGGCATCGCCGACGGTCAGCTCGAGGAAAGTGTCACGTACGAGCCGGCGGACGAGTCGCAGGAGCGGATCTTCACCAACTTCGCCGGCGGCGCGACACAGGCTCCGCCGCAGCGGTACGTGCCGGTCCGGCCGGGACTGTTCGCACCGGCCGGCTATCCGCTGGACACATTCGACGGCTACCTGCGGCTGCTGCTGGTCTCCTTCCACGACGTACGCGACGGCCAGGCGCGCTTCCGCAACGGCGGCGGCCGGCTGACCCGCCGGGCCTGA
- the ndk gene encoding nucleoside-diphosphate kinase, whose product MSERTLVLLKPDAVRRGLVGEILGRFERKGLTIEALELRNLDGETADQHYAEHVEKAFYPPLREFITSGPLVALVLSGDTAIEVVRGLIGSTDGRKAAAGTIRGDLSLSNRENLVHASDSPESASRELKLFFPELA is encoded by the coding sequence GTGTCGGAGCGTACGCTCGTGCTGCTCAAGCCGGACGCGGTGCGCCGCGGCCTGGTCGGCGAGATCCTCGGCCGGTTCGAGCGCAAGGGCCTGACCATCGAGGCGCTGGAGCTGCGCAATCTGGACGGCGAGACCGCCGACCAGCACTACGCCGAACACGTCGAGAAGGCCTTCTATCCGCCGCTGCGCGAGTTCATCACCTCGGGTCCGCTGGTGGCGCTGGTGCTGTCCGGCGACACGGCGATCGAGGTCGTACGTGGCCTGATCGGCAGCACCGACGGCCGCAAGGCCGCCGCCGGCACGATCCGCGGCGACCTGTCGCTGTCCAACCGGGAAAACCTGGTGCACGCGTCCGATTCGCCGGAGTCGGCGTCCCGTGAGCTCAAGCTCTTCTTCCCCGAGCTGGCCTGA
- a CDS encoding transglutaminase family protein, whose translation MSWRIRVVHSTGYRYEAPVTQSYNEARLTPRSDRRQNVVVARVETAPATRSYRYTDYWGTVVTAFDLHAPHKELKVVSSSVVETGDDSEPIDKAAWSELREPAVLDRYTEVLEPTAYTPRDRELAAVARDLRRGVRPAEAVLAASKWVHEQLAYHRGATGVHSTATDAWRAREGVCQDFAHLTLVLLRLMGIPSRYVSGYLHTKRDAALREVVRGESHAWIEAWTGDWWGYDPTNDIPVGPRHIWVALGRDYADVAPLKGIYSGGAASALDVSVEVTRLA comes from the coding sequence ATGAGCTGGCGGATCCGGGTCGTCCATTCCACCGGCTACCGTTACGAGGCGCCGGTGACCCAGTCGTACAACGAGGCACGGTTGACGCCGCGCAGCGACCGCCGGCAGAACGTGGTGGTCGCGCGCGTGGAGACCGCGCCGGCGACGCGGTCGTACCGCTACACCGACTACTGGGGGACGGTCGTCACCGCCTTCGACCTGCACGCGCCGCACAAGGAGCTGAAGGTCGTGTCGTCCTCGGTCGTGGAGACCGGCGACGACTCCGAGCCGATCGACAAGGCCGCGTGGTCGGAGCTGCGCGAGCCCGCGGTGCTGGACCGCTACACCGAGGTGCTGGAGCCGACCGCGTACACGCCACGTGACCGCGAGCTGGCCGCCGTCGCACGCGACCTGCGCCGCGGCGTACGGCCGGCGGAGGCGGTGCTGGCGGCGTCGAAATGGGTCCACGAGCAGCTCGCCTATCACCGCGGCGCGACCGGCGTACACAGCACCGCGACCGACGCGTGGCGAGCGCGCGAAGGCGTCTGCCAGGACTTCGCGCACCTGACGCTGGTGTTGCTGCGGCTGATGGGGATCCCGTCGCGCTATGTGTCCGGCTATCTGCACACCAAGCGCGACGCGGCGCTGCGTGAGGTCGTACGCGGCGAGAGCCACGCGTGGATCGAGGCGTGGACCGGCGACTGGTGGGGCTATGACCCGACCAACGACATCCCGGTGGGGCCGCGGCACATCTGGGTGGCGCTCGGCCGCGACTACGCCGACGTGGCGCCGCTGAAAGGCATCTACTCCGGCGGCGCCGCGTCGGCCCTGGACGTCTCCGTCGAGGTCACCCGCCTCGCGTGA
- a CDS encoding CopG family transcriptional regulator: MKRRTVKLPDDLDARAREEAVRRGMSLSRWLREAVASQVRTLDLRTHQTDSGSPSVDAGRPR; encoded by the coding sequence ATGAAGAGGAGAACGGTGAAACTGCCGGACGACCTCGACGCCAGGGCTCGCGAGGAGGCCGTCCGGCGCGGCATGAGCCTGTCCCGCTGGCTCCGCGAGGCGGTCGCCAGCCAGGTCCGCACGCTCGACCTGCGGACACACCAGACAGACAGCGGGAGTCCTAGCGTGGACGCCGGCCGACCACGGTGA
- a CDS encoding circularly permuted type 2 ATP-grasp protein, protein MTPTSVQRASRRPGTPSLNGSPPSALFDGYLDPARPHAGAYDEMFADTDSVRSAYRTLYEALAPTEVGDLGARAEALGRAFVDQGITFSLSGQERPFPLDLIPRVIPAGEWSRLERGIVQRVKALEMFLADVYGDAEILRDGVLPRRLISSCAHFHREAAGFSPPNGVRIHVAGIDLVRDEQGTFRVLEDNLRCPSGVSYVMENRRTMARVFPDLFARHRVRAVADYGVHLLRALRAAAAPNAADPNVVVLTPGVYNSAYFEHSLLARQMGVELVEGRDLFVRDNVVYIRTTEGERQVDVIYRRIDDDFLDPLHFRPDSVLGVAGVLNAARAGNVVIANAVGNGVGDDKLIYTYLPDILKYYLNEKPLLPNVDTYRCWLPDERAYVLEHVDELVVKPVEGSGGYGIVFGPNAAPTELASLKRKIRANPRGWIAQPVVQLSTVPTKIADRLVPRHVDLRPFAVNDGNSVFVLPGGLTRVALPKGSLVVNSSQGGGSKDTWVLAARSSTVDRELADPELAKISTVEQLDSEQGPELTTSQQQQQQQ, encoded by the coding sequence ATGACGCCGACATCAGTCCAGCGCGCGAGCCGGCGGCCGGGTACGCCGTCGTTGAACGGGTCGCCGCCGAGCGCGCTCTTCGACGGCTACCTCGACCCGGCCAGGCCGCACGCCGGCGCGTACGACGAGATGTTCGCCGACACCGACTCCGTACGGTCGGCCTACCGGACGCTGTACGAGGCACTGGCGCCGACCGAGGTCGGCGATCTCGGCGCGCGAGCCGAAGCACTCGGCCGCGCGTTCGTCGACCAGGGCATCACCTTTTCGCTGTCCGGCCAGGAGCGTCCGTTTCCGCTCGACCTGATCCCGCGGGTCATTCCGGCCGGTGAGTGGTCCCGGCTGGAGCGCGGCATCGTGCAGCGGGTCAAGGCCCTGGAGATGTTTCTCGCCGACGTGTACGGCGACGCCGAGATCCTGCGCGACGGTGTCCTGCCCCGCCGGCTGATCTCCTCCTGCGCGCATTTCCACCGCGAGGCGGCCGGTTTCTCGCCGCCGAACGGCGTACGCATCCACGTCGCCGGCATCGACCTGGTCCGCGACGAACAAGGCACTTTTCGCGTACTGGAGGACAATCTGCGCTGTCCATCCGGTGTCTCGTACGTGATGGAAAACCGCCGGACGATGGCGCGTGTCTTCCCCGACCTGTTCGCCCGCCACCGCGTACGCGCGGTCGCCGACTATGGCGTGCACCTGCTGCGCGCGTTGCGAGCGGCCGCCGCGCCAAACGCGGCCGACCCGAACGTCGTCGTGCTGACGCCGGGCGTCTACAACTCGGCGTACTTCGAACATTCGTTGCTGGCCAGGCAGATGGGGGTCGAGCTGGTCGAGGGCCGCGATCTTTTCGTCCGGGACAACGTGGTCTACATCCGTACGACCGAGGGCGAGCGGCAGGTCGACGTGATCTATCGGCGGATCGACGACGATTTCCTGGATCCGCTGCATTTCCGGCCCGACTCGGTGCTCGGCGTCGCCGGCGTGCTGAACGCGGCGCGCGCCGGCAACGTCGTGATCGCCAACGCGGTCGGCAACGGCGTCGGCGACGACAAGCTGATTTACACCTATCTGCCGGACATCCTGAAGTACTACCTCAACGAGAAGCCGCTCCTGCCCAATGTGGACACCTACCGGTGCTGGCTGCCGGACGAGCGGGCGTACGTGCTGGAACACGTGGATGAGCTGGTGGTCAAACCTGTCGAGGGCTCCGGCGGTTACGGAATCGTCTTCGGACCGAACGCGGCACCGACGGAGTTGGCGTCGCTCAAGAGGAAAATCCGCGCCAACCCGCGCGGCTGGATCGCTCAGCCGGTGGTGCAGCTGTCGACCGTACCGACCAAGATCGCCGACCGGCTGGTGCCCCGGCACGTCGACCTGCGGCCGTTCGCGGTCAACGACGGCAACTCGGTTTTCGTGCTGCCAGGCGGTTTGACCAGGGTCGCGCTGCCCAAGGGCAGCCTGGTGGTCAACTCCTCGCAGGGCGGTGGCTCGAAGGACACCTGGGTCCTGGCGGCCCGGTCGTCCACAGTGGACAGAGAGCTGGCCGATCCGGAACTGGCCAAGATCTCCACGGTCGAGCAGCTGGACTCCGAGCAGGGTCCGGAGCTGACGACTTCCCAGCAACAGCAACAACAGCAGTAG
- a CDS encoding pyridoxamine 5'-phosphate oxidase family protein, which translates to MTALDPTAEPLSSPSGTPLTTLDWADARTRVAEAHDFLLATTNQDARPHVVPVLAVWHDGAVCFVTFRHSRKTRNLTRDNGCTVTVPGPDVDVVIDGTAQLVRDAPRLQNIADLFPAKYPWWHPFVRDGELYDPADTALEEPRHVYAVEPVRVFAFGKEKGFSATRWRF; encoded by the coding sequence ATGACCGCGTTGGATCCGACCGCCGAGCCATTGTCCAGCCCCAGCGGCACACCCCTCACGACACTCGACTGGGCGGACGCACGGACCAGAGTGGCCGAGGCGCACGACTTCCTGCTCGCCACCACCAACCAGGACGCACGGCCGCACGTGGTGCCGGTGCTGGCCGTGTGGCATGACGGAGCGGTCTGTTTCGTCACCTTCCGGCACAGCCGCAAGACCCGCAATCTCACCCGCGACAACGGTTGTACGGTCACCGTCCCCGGACCGGACGTCGACGTGGTCATCGACGGCACCGCGCAGCTCGTACGGGACGCGCCTCGGCTGCAGAACATCGCGGACCTGTTCCCGGCCAAGTATCCGTGGTGGCATCCGTTCGTCAGGGATGGCGAGCTCTACGATCCGGCCGACACGGCGCTCGAGGAGCCGCGGCACGTCTACGCGGTCGAGCCCGTGCGGGTGTTCGCGTTCGGCAAGGAGAAGGGGTTCAGCGCCACCCGCTGGCGGTTCTAG
- a CDS encoding alpha-E domain-containing protein — protein sequence MLARNAESLYWIGRYVERADDTARILDVSVHQLLEDATVDPDQISRRLLNVLGIVAPLEATFDVWSLTELVAYSKDQAGSIVSSITSARENTRGAREVVSAQMWECLNAMWNAVPDRQRYARRVGPHAFFSFVEERAAMFAGLADSTMSRDDGWRFLVLGRSVERVDMIVRLLMSRVADRASSPGWVTVLRSAGAQDTFLRTYRGALDATRVVQFLLLDRLFPRSVFHALRQAEACLEQLDNQPSVRVGARAEALRLLGKSRSDLEFLRPDELFDDLPRRLRGLQECVRDVGEAVSLQYFHSAPWVAWTNAEVRG from the coding sequence ATGCTGGCACGCAACGCCGAGTCGCTCTACTGGATCGGCCGATACGTCGAACGCGCCGACGACACCGCGCGCATCCTCGACGTGTCGGTCCACCAGCTGCTGGAGGACGCGACCGTCGACCCCGACCAGATCAGCCGCCGGCTGCTCAACGTACTCGGCATCGTCGCGCCGCTGGAGGCCACCTTCGACGTGTGGTCGCTGACCGAGCTGGTCGCGTACTCCAAGGACCAGGCCGGTTCGATCGTCTCGTCGATCACCAGCGCGCGAGAGAACACCCGCGGCGCGCGAGAGGTGGTGTCGGCGCAGATGTGGGAATGCCTGAACGCGATGTGGAACGCGGTCCCCGACCGGCAGCGATACGCGCGGCGAGTCGGTCCGCACGCGTTTTTCTCTTTCGTGGAGGAAAGAGCGGCCATGTTCGCCGGTCTCGCCGACTCCACCATGAGCCGCGACGACGGCTGGCGGTTTCTGGTGCTCGGCCGGTCGGTCGAGCGCGTCGACATGATCGTCCGGCTGCTGATGTCACGCGTCGCCGACCGCGCGTCCTCACCTGGCTGGGTCACCGTGCTGCGGTCGGCCGGCGCTCAGGACACCTTCCTGCGTACGTATCGCGGCGCGCTCGACGCCACCCGGGTCGTACAGTTTCTGTTGCTGGACAGGCTTTTCCCGCGGTCGGTGTTCCACGCGTTACGGCAGGCGGAGGCGTGCCTGGAGCAGCTGGACAACCAGCCGAGCGTACGCGTCGGCGCACGCGCGGAAGCGTTGCGGTTGCTTGGAAAGTCGCGCAGCGACCTGGAGTTTCTGCGTCCTGACGAGCTTTTCGACGACCTCCCCCGGCGGCTGCGGGGCCTGCAGGAGTGCGTACGCGACGTTGGCGAAGCGGTTTCCCTGCAGTATTTCCACTCGGCACCGTGGGTCGCCTGGACAAACGCGGAGGTGCGGGGATGA